The Nitrospinota bacterium genome contains a region encoding:
- a CDS encoding SLC13 family permease has protein sequence MELTTDMILVMGLIGLAIFLFVVEWIRVDVVAILIMVLLPLFGLVEQKHAFIGLGSNAVVAIIAVIILGAGLDKTGVINRIVSPVVRFAGKNPNRIIVAISSTVGTISSFMQNIGAAALFLPAIKRISKSMNISISRLLMPVGFAAILGGTITMVGSSPLILLNDLLRPLNLEPFGLFDVTPIGLALLISGIGYFVLFGKFVLPQGDEDSEEALLEESITQHYEFLGEPFELRTPKGWKSIPHTLREIRTNYGISVVAIADQDKEYTLAPGRESVLVPEIDIGVYGKPENVKRFADENGIILKESLDFFKTLLSPSMSGTVEAVVSPHSQMEGKTLLHFNFRKKYHLVPMAIYRSKTEIFQSNLSDVILKVGDAVLLHGSWDRLKILEKNKNFIIASPIETEPLRPEKSHLAVLWFAVSLSMVIFFNIQLSVSLMTGALGIIITKVITIDEAYQSVDWRTVFLLGGLIPLGVATEETGTAEWIASNIFDLVGIVSPITLLLIIAVLTSCFTLVISNIGATVLLVPLVINLAMKTGTDPRMAALMVGIAASNSFILPTHQVNALYMGPGRYRSIDFIKAGTIQSIIFIVVTTAMMYLFYGVQH, from the coding sequence ATGGAATTGACAACAGACATGATCCTGGTGATGGGGTTGATAGGCCTCGCCATTTTTCTGTTTGTAGTAGAGTGGATAAGGGTTGATGTTGTCGCAATCCTCATAATGGTGCTCCTTCCATTGTTCGGTCTTGTTGAACAAAAACATGCCTTCATAGGGCTTGGGAGTAATGCGGTTGTTGCAATAATCGCCGTCATTATTCTTGGAGCGGGGCTGGATAAAACAGGCGTTATAAACCGCATTGTGTCGCCGGTAGTCCGCTTTGCCGGGAAAAATCCGAACAGGATAATTGTCGCCATCTCCTCAACCGTAGGAACCATTTCAAGTTTTATGCAGAACATAGGCGCGGCGGCGCTTTTTCTTCCGGCGATAAAACGGATCAGCAAATCGATGAATATCTCAATATCGCGTCTTCTAATGCCTGTCGGTTTTGCCGCGATCCTTGGGGGAACGATAACGATGGTAGGATCAAGCCCTCTCATTCTCCTGAATGATCTTCTAAGGCCGCTTAATTTGGAACCTTTTGGCCTCTTCGATGTAACTCCGATCGGCTTGGCGTTGCTGATCTCTGGTATCGGGTATTTCGTGCTGTTCGGCAAATTCGTCCTGCCTCAAGGAGACGAAGATTCTGAAGAAGCTTTGCTGGAAGAGAGTATTACCCAGCATTATGAATTTCTTGGCGAGCCTTTTGAGCTTCGGACGCCGAAGGGCTGGAAGAGTATTCCGCACACTCTTAGAGAGATACGCACAAACTACGGGATAAGCGTAGTTGCCATTGCCGATCAAGACAAGGAGTATACCCTCGCGCCTGGAAGGGAGAGCGTGCTGGTACCGGAAATAGATATTGGCGTATATGGCAAACCGGAAAACGTAAAGAGGTTTGCTGATGAAAACGGAATCATACTGAAGGAATCGCTCGACTTTTTTAAAACACTCCTCTCTCCTTCGATGTCAGGTACCGTCGAAGCTGTAGTCTCGCCGCATTCGCAAATGGAAGGAAAAACTCTGCTGCATTTCAATTTCAGAAAGAAATATCACCTGGTCCCGATGGCAATTTACAGAAGCAAGACTGAGATCTTTCAATCAAACCTTAGCGATGTGATATTGAAGGTAGGGGATGCTGTTCTTTTACACGGTTCATGGGATCGACTAAAGATTCTTGAGAAAAACAAGAACTTTATCATCGCAAGCCCCATTGAAACAGAACCTCTCAGGCCTGAAAAGTCTCATCTTGCGGTTTTGTGGTTCGCCGTTTCATTGTCCATGGTCATCTTCTTCAATATACAGCTCTCTGTTTCCCTTATGACCGGGGCTCTTGGAATAATAATTACCAAGGTGATTACAATTGACGAAGCTTATCAATCCGTGGACTGGAGGACGGTATTTCTCCTTGGTGGCCTTATCCCGCTCGGTGTTGCAACGGAAGAAACAGGAACCGCTGAATGGATCGCTTCAAATATTTTCGATTTGGTCGGCATCGTTTCACCGATAACACTGCTACTGATAATTGCGGTTCTGACTTCCTGCTTTACTCTCGTAATTTCGAATATAGGCGCTACCGTTTTACTAGTTCCGCTTGTAATTAATCTAGCCATGAAGACCGGTACGGATCCAAGAATGGCCGCCCTGATGGTGGGCATTGCGGCATCAAACTCTTTCATACTGCCGACTCATCAGGTTAATGCGCTCTATATGGGGCCGGGAAGATATAGAAGCATCGACTTCATTAAGGCTGGCACTATCCAAAGCATTATCTTCATTGTAGTGACAACAGCCATGATGTACCTTTTCTACGGTGTTCAGCACTAA
- a CDS encoding ATP-binding protein produces MNDKFSDELGSVSSLISKPENSPILQSIFDGLPDGIIVIDKFFKVVMANKAMQTLLDKPSNELEGKYCFYICHDTNRVCGDCQAENVFMNMHPPARIRKCSKDNNENRQYEILNFPIRNMNGEVHYMIEYIRDITNLQNIEKELMETRRLSIIGEMAAKTSHEIRNPLNAMEGAAHYLLEEYKDDQKIQKFVGLIREQILRLNDVTTNLLMKAKQKYKGEKDQISTVLVKSIEIAQYAPNGKEVEIELFLDETLPAVYFDPSAMQEVFVNILKNAMDAVQENGRIEVVGQMRQRRGEDFVEISVIDNGEGIPFHKKDQVFDTFFTTKANGTGLGLVIVKDIMKAHGGYIFIDSEPGGGTCVVLGLPAQ; encoded by the coding sequence ATGAATGATAAATTCTCTGATGAATTGGGTTCGGTGAGTTCCCTTATTTCCAAGCCTGAGAATAGCCCTATACTTCAATCTATCTTTGACGGTCTTCCAGACGGAATAATCGTCATAGACAAGTTCTTCAAAGTGGTAATGGCCAACAAGGCCATGCAAACCCTACTTGACAAGCCAAGCAACGAACTGGAGGGGAAGTACTGTTTCTATATCTGTCACGATACCAACAGGGTATGCGGAGACTGTCAGGCGGAGAATGTTTTCATGAATATGCACCCTCCTGCGCGGATCAGGAAGTGTTCGAAAGATAACAATGAGAACCGGCAGTACGAAATACTGAATTTCCCAATACGCAATATGAACGGAGAAGTTCATTACATGATCGAGTACATAAGGGATATAACGAATCTGCAAAATATTGAGAAAGAGCTGATGGAAACCCGGCGTCTCTCAATTATCGGAGAAATGGCGGCAAAGACGTCACATGAGATACGAAATCCGCTCAACGCCATGGAAGGAGCCGCTCACTATCTCCTTGAAGAGTATAAGGATGATCAAAAGATTCAGAAATTCGTGGGTCTTATCAGGGAGCAGATTCTGAGATTGAACGATGTGACGACGAATCTTCTCATGAAAGCCAAACAGAAATACAAAGGCGAAAAGGATCAAATAAGCACGGTACTGGTCAAGTCAATTGAAATAGCCCAATATGCGCCCAACGGCAAAGAGGTGGAAATTGAGCTCTTCCTCGATGAAACGCTCCCAGCTGTTTATTTCGATCCATCGGCCATGCAGGAAGTTTTCGTAAACATACTGAAAAACGCAATGGATGCCGTCCAGGAAAATGGAAGAATAGAGGTCGTTGGCCAGATGCGGCAGAGAAGAGGCGAGGATTTTGTCGAAATAAGCGTTATCGATAACGGAGAGGGGATTCCGTTTCATAAAAAGGATCAGGTTTTCGATACATTTTTTACAACGAAGGCAAATGGAACCGGACTCGGCCTGGTAATTGTAAAAGACATTATGAAGGCACATGGCGGTTATATCTTTATCGACAGCGAACCGGGCGGAGGCACCTGTGTCGTATTAGGGTTGCCCGCACAATGA
- a CDS encoding sigma-54 dependent transcriptional regulator: MKNDLLRTPILLIDDEEAILEVMSVNLEKKNHIIETAKTGQEAISKVSEKDYSTIILDYALPDMNGLDVLSAIKKKRPNVPIIMITAYGTIEMAVSAMKAGVFNYLVKPINYEEMELIVDKAVEHYRLIVEVGTLRKQLDDSFGLDNIIGKGTEMQKVFEKVKMVAETDATVLIRGETGTGKELIARAVHSKSLRSRNSFIRINCAAVPATLLEAELFGHEKGAFTGAIKQKPGKFELANKGTILLDEIGDVSMEMQTKLLRVLQDGEFDRVGGTTTLVTDARVIATTNKNLEEAIKEEKFRLDLFYRLNVIPINVPPLRERKEDIPLLISHFIHKYCGKNNMAIKEVPPALAASLIQYSWPGNVRELENVIERAVVLSRGKQLENVEIVETTAKKNGAGNLNLNETNFQTAKKKIIESFEEQYLDSMLKKHKGNISASARESGLDYKNFHTKLKKYNIRKREFEDN, from the coding sequence ATGAAAAATGATCTCCTTCGGACTCCAATACTTCTGATCGATGACGAGGAAGCGATTCTTGAGGTAATGTCCGTTAATCTCGAAAAGAAAAACCACATAATTGAAACCGCAAAAACCGGTCAAGAAGCGATCTCCAAGGTCTCGGAAAAAGATTACTCGACAATCATTCTTGACTATGCGTTGCCGGACATGAACGGACTTGATGTCCTGTCAGCCATCAAGAAAAAACGGCCAAATGTGCCGATAATCATGATAACGGCCTACGGCACGATAGAGATGGCCGTTTCCGCCATGAAAGCCGGTGTATTCAATTATCTTGTAAAACCGATCAATTATGAAGAGATGGAACTCATAGTGGACAAAGCGGTCGAACATTACAGGCTGATAGTAGAAGTTGGAACATTGCGAAAACAGCTGGATGACAGTTTTGGTCTCGACAATATTATAGGCAAGGGCACGGAAATGCAGAAGGTATTCGAAAAGGTGAAAATGGTTGCCGAGACCGATGCTACAGTGCTTATAAGGGGCGAGACCGGAACAGGAAAGGAGCTTATCGCGCGCGCTGTTCATAGCAAAAGCCTGAGATCCCGAAACAGTTTTATACGAATCAACTGCGCCGCAGTCCCGGCAACACTCCTCGAAGCAGAACTTTTCGGACATGAAAAGGGGGCTTTCACCGGAGCGATAAAGCAAAAACCAGGAAAATTTGAACTTGCCAATAAGGGGACGATCCTGCTGGACGAAATAGGGGATGTATCCATGGAGATGCAGACCAAGTTGTTAAGGGTTTTGCAGGATGGAGAATTTGACAGGGTAGGGGGAACAACAACTTTGGTCACGGACGCAAGAGTTATCGCCACGACAAATAAAAACCTTGAAGAAGCAATAAAGGAAGAAAAATTCAGGCTAGACCTGTTTTATAGATTGAATGTTATCCCAATAAATGTTCCCCCTTTGCGTGAAAGGAAGGAAGATATTCCGCTTCTCATAAGTCATTTTATTCATAAATACTGCGGAAAAAACAATATGGCGATAAAGGAAGTGCCGCCGGCATTGGCCGCTTCGCTCATTCAATATTCGTGGCCCGGAAACGTAAGGGAGCTGGAAAACGTTATCGAAAGAGCGGTCGTCCTTTCACGCGGCAAACAGCTTGAAAATGTGGAGATAGTAGAAACAACCGCGAAAAAGAATGGAGCGGGCAACTTGAATTTAAACGAAACGAATTTCCAGACTGCCAAGAAAAAGATAATCGAGTCTTTTGAGGAACAGTACCTCGATAGCATGCTGAAAAAGCATAAGGGAAACATAAGCGCATCTGCAAGAGAATCGGGGCTCGACTATAAAAATTTCCATACGAAACTGAAGAAATACAATATCCGCAAGAGAGAGTTTGAAGATAATTAA
- a CDS encoding DsrE/DsrF/DrsH-like family protein, with protein sequence MSSNGNKKITIIAANGSLDQAYPPLILASTAVAMDMEASIFFTFYGLDIIKKNKKLYVSPIGNAASPPPIKGVPIGVPNILGVLPGMTAVATMMMKSWMKGANVASKDKLLEQCLKFGVRMIGCQMTMDVMGVKKEELIDGIEIGGAATFLDVAAEADITLAF encoded by the coding sequence GTGAGCAGTAACGGAAACAAAAAAATAACGATAATAGCCGCAAATGGTTCGCTGGACCAGGCATATCCTCCATTGATCCTCGCAAGCACGGCAGTTGCGATGGATATGGAGGCGTCCATTTTTTTTACATTTTACGGTCTTGACATAATCAAGAAAAACAAAAAGCTGTATGTTTCGCCGATTGGAAACGCGGCTTCGCCTCCTCCAATCAAGGGCGTTCCTATCGGGGTGCCGAATATCCTTGGCGTATTGCCCGGTATGACCGCAGTTGCCACGATGATGATGAAAAGCTGGATGAAAGGGGCGAACGTAGCCAGCAAAGACAAGCTCCTTGAACAGTGCTTGAAATTCGGAGTGCGGATGATCGGTTGCCAGATGACAATGGATGTCATGGGCGTAAAGAAAGAAGAACTGATAGATGGAATAGAGATCGGCGGAGCCGCAACATTCCTGGATGTAGCGGCAGAGGCTGATATAACACTTGCATTCTAG
- a CDS encoding respiratory nitrate reductase subunit gamma, which yields MGELSALSVVYIALSYMVAAVFFGGLIYKLWGYAVTPSPLNIATTPQPTTAVGVILKNARLIATFESVFRGNRWTWLGGYTLHLILLLVFLRHLRYFVEPLSCSIAFIQPIGVVAGLLLPVPLIFLWIMRRYVDRLNFITSGADIFALLLLLLIALSGIALKLLFHPDVASIKAFIIGLITLSPVNIPESTLFITHYSLVLLLAGYFPFSKLLHSGGIFFSPTRMQVENVREVRWVNPWANRGGGN from the coding sequence ATGGGAGAGTTATCTGCTCTGTCTGTGGTGTATATCGCCCTAAGCTACATGGTCGCCGCGGTATTCTTCGGCGGCCTCATTTATAAGCTTTGGGGTTACGCGGTTACGCCGTCACCTTTGAATATTGCGACAACACCCCAGCCAACCACAGCCGTCGGTGTAATATTAAAAAATGCCAGGCTGATAGCGACATTCGAGAGCGTTTTCAGGGGCAACAGGTGGACTTGGCTCGGAGGATACACCCTTCACCTGATACTCCTTCTGGTATTCCTAAGGCACCTCAGGTATTTCGTGGAACCTCTCAGCTGTTCCATTGCGTTCATACAGCCAATTGGAGTTGTCGCCGGCCTTCTGCTGCCGGTACCGCTCATATTCCTCTGGATAATGAGGCGATACGTTGACAGGTTGAATTTCATAACATCCGGGGCCGATATATTCGCTCTCCTTCTGCTGTTGCTTATAGCTCTCAGCGGCATCGCTCTAAAACTCCTTTTTCACCCGGACGTGGCATCCATAAAGGCATTCATAATCGGACTGATCACGCTTAGCCCAGTGAACATTCCGGAAAGCACACTGTTCATCACGCACTACTCACTCGTGCTTCTGCTGGCGGGATATTTCCCGTTCAGCAAACTTCTCCATTCAGGCGGGATATTCTTCAGCCCGACGCGGATGCAGGTTGAGAACGTGCGTGAAGTGCGATGGGTGAATCCTTGGGCAAACAGAGGGGGAGGAAACTAA
- a CDS encoding LysR substrate-binding domain-containing protein has product MLDFKYKVFLSAGRLLSFSKAAKEISLTQPAVSFQIRHLEEELGTRLFLRYPNRIELSPVGEMLLKELEQMEGYAEQAHQRVMKKLDKFWGTVEIGASTTVGDYFLPPVLADFKTEYDEVGLKVLVGNTNEVLGYLADGLVDFAIVEGPVKTRQWEVQAAFLDELVIIAPRDFYCMGDGYITKKQLAGQPFISREPGSGTRAVIDSIKDGEKLLVPKSNIVLELGSNTAIKRVVESGLGISIVSKMTIAREVANKSLSVIRVKDFPIYRQISFVFNRGVEKTDLVTKMVKLCEQRAREVGLENAEGKNNVY; this is encoded by the coding sequence ATGCTTGATTTTAAATATAAGGTTTTCCTTTCTGCCGGAAGGCTGTTAAGTTTTTCAAAGGCGGCAAAAGAGATTTCACTCACACAGCCGGCAGTCAGCTTCCAGATACGGCACCTCGAGGAGGAGCTAGGCACACGGCTGTTTCTGAGGTATCCAAACAGAATAGAGCTTAGCCCTGTTGGTGAAATGCTCCTCAAGGAGCTTGAGCAGATGGAAGGGTACGCGGAGCAGGCACATCAACGGGTAATGAAGAAACTGGATAAATTCTGGGGTACCGTTGAAATTGGTGCATCAACAACGGTAGGCGACTACTTCCTTCCCCCTGTTCTAGCGGATTTCAAAACAGAATATGACGAGGTGGGGCTAAAGGTACTTGTGGGAAATACCAACGAAGTTCTTGGCTATCTGGCAGACGGGCTCGTTGATTTCGCCATTGTCGAAGGCCCGGTAAAAACAAGGCAATGGGAAGTACAGGCCGCTTTTCTAGATGAGCTGGTCATCATCGCACCGAGGGATTTCTACTGCATGGGTGACGGGTATATAACTAAAAAGCAACTGGCAGGCCAGCCGTTCATTTCCAGGGAACCAGGCTCCGGCACGCGGGCGGTAATCGACAGCATCAAGGATGGTGAAAAACTGCTTGTTCCTAAGTCAAATATAGTACTTGAGCTTGGTAGCAATACGGCGATAAAAAGGGTAGTGGAGTCCGGGCTAGGGATTTCCATAGTATCCAAAATGACGATTGCGCGCGAAGTTGCTAATAAATCCCTGTCAGTGATTCGAGTAAAGGATTTCCCAATCTACAGGCAGATATCGTTCGTGTTCAACCGCGGGGTGGAGAAGACCGATCTGGTCACAAAGATGGTCAAATTATGCGAGCAAAGGGCACGGGAGGTCGGATTGGAAAACGCAGAGGGAAAAAATAACGTCTATTGA
- a CDS encoding 4Fe-4S dicluster domain-containing protein: protein MTEINRRSFLKEGLKGSALLVGTAIAPGITLFTQKAEARANDSSASDKNRWGMVIDTNLCKEDCTACTSACRKENNVPLFGDEKIDAHWIRKATISPKNAPEKKISLPLLCNHCEHPPCQHVCPTAATFTRKDGIVLVDKHRCIGCRYCMIACPYKARSFVFKKTRDWTNPKVPIRSKGVVEKCNFCVHLIDDGQLPACVTACDREGEKAMIFGNLNDPNSDISKYIKEHAPKRIREDLGLEPKVYYRGI from the coding sequence ATGACGGAAATTAACAGGCGCTCATTTTTAAAGGAAGGCTTGAAAGGGAGCGCGTTGCTTGTCGGCACGGCGATAGCCCCTGGCATTACGCTGTTCACCCAAAAAGCCGAAGCGCGCGCTAATGATAGTTCTGCTTCCGATAAAAACAGATGGGGAATGGTTATCGATACCAACCTCTGCAAGGAAGATTGCACCGCCTGCACCTCCGCCTGCAGAAAAGAAAATAACGTCCCGCTCTTTGGCGACGAGAAAATAGACGCGCACTGGATCCGGAAGGCGACCATTTCACCGAAGAACGCTCCTGAAAAAAAGATATCGCTTCCTCTTCTCTGCAATCACTGCGAACATCCGCCGTGCCAGCATGTCTGCCCTACCGCGGCGACATTTACCAGGAAAGACGGCATTGTGCTTGTCGACAAGCACCGCTGTATCGGCTGCAGGTATTGCATGATCGCGTGCCCCTACAAAGCGAGGTCTTTCGTCTTCAAAAAAACAAGAGATTGGACAAACCCGAAAGTGCCAATACGCTCCAAGGGGGTTGTTGAAAAATGCAATTTCTGCGTGCACCTTATAGATGACGGGCAACTCCCTGCATGCGTTACCGCCTGCGATCGTGAAGGTGAAAAGGCGATGATCTTCGGCAATCTTAACGACCCAAACAGCGATATCTCAAAATATATTAAAGAGCATGCTCCTAAACGGATTCGAGAGGACCTCGGCCTTGAGCCGAAGGTCTATTACAGGGGGATATGA
- the nrfD gene encoding polysulfide reductase NrfD: MMEKRNLFFTAIEGTSKGFWMFAGFLFLLALGGAWASFMMEHEGHYITGMTNQIPWGLPIVMAVYFIGLSAGSLVLSALSSVFGMTEFKPFSRIAALLAVVLIVGALLSIILDWGRPERLFIPFFHFQPRSMFSLNGVLYSVYMGIGIVYLWAMFAEKKKLEKLLGISAVFWAVLVHSGTGAIFGFVGARELYHSPLLPPSFIAAALSSGTALMILVLLATFRYSERYLDMKIVLKLARYLAGFIMIVTYFLFVENITRSYIPKNYELQHFLLFDGGKISLIFWLGMVGLGNIFPLLLLLSPAGKSVKWIIVACVMVVIGVLAERYIIVIPGQVLPLELFPGYNITSSFQDGLLANYCVSTAEILFSVGIGALVLLIYLFAIKFFEMLPVTKEEENRETLPEA, from the coding sequence ATGATGGAAAAGAGAAACCTGTTTTTCACGGCTATTGAAGGGACTTCAAAAGGGTTCTGGATGTTCGCCGGATTCCTATTCCTACTGGCGCTTGGAGGAGCGTGGGCATCTTTCATGATGGAACATGAAGGGCACTACATAACCGGAATGACAAACCAGATTCCTTGGGGGCTCCCGATAGTAATGGCCGTATATTTCATAGGCCTTAGCGCCGGTTCCCTTGTTCTTTCCGCCCTTTCGTCAGTTTTCGGCATGACTGAATTCAAGCCATTCTCAAGGATCGCCGCTCTCCTTGCGGTTGTCCTTATAGTCGGCGCACTACTTTCAATTATTCTCGATTGGGGAAGACCGGAACGGCTCTTTATCCCTTTCTTCCATTTCCAGCCGAGATCGATGTTCTCACTTAACGGCGTCCTCTATTCGGTCTATATGGGAATCGGCATCGTTTATCTCTGGGCGATGTTCGCTGAAAAGAAGAAGCTCGAAAAACTTCTTGGTATATCAGCTGTTTTCTGGGCGGTGCTGGTTCATAGCGGAACGGGAGCAATCTTCGGATTTGTCGGCGCAAGGGAGCTTTATCACTCCCCTCTTCTGCCGCCCAGTTTTATCGCTGCTGCGCTCTCTTCTGGAACTGCATTGATGATCTTGGTGCTGTTGGCAACTTTCAGATATTCAGAACGATACCTTGATATGAAGATAGTGCTGAAACTTGCAAGATACCTTGCCGGTTTTATAATGATAGTGACCTATTTCCTTTTCGTGGAAAACATCACACGTTCGTATATCCCGAAAAACTATGAACTGCAACATTTCCTCCTTTTTGACGGTGGAAAGATCTCGTTGATATTCTGGCTTGGAATGGTCGGCTTGGGGAACATATTCCCTCTCCTTCTGCTCCTCTCTCCCGCCGGCAAATCGGTCAAATGGATTATCGTTGCCTGCGTCATGGTAGTTATTGGCGTTCTGGCAGAACGATACATTATCGTAATACCTGGTCAGGTATTGCCCCTGGAACTTTTCCCGGGATACAACATTACCAGCAGTTTTCAGGATGGATTGCTTGCCAACTATTGCGTAAGCACCGCCGAGATTCTCTTTTCTGTCGGTATAGGCGCTTTAGTATTGCTAATCTATCTCTTTGCGATCAAGTTTTTTGAGATGCTGCCGGTTACCAAAGAGGAAGAGAACAGGGAAACCTTACCGGAGGCATAG
- a CDS encoding (Fe-S)-binding protein, with amino-acid sequence MANEKYDLPIYDGPILATPAVKPGATAGLKCHPASEDHMRAMGFPEKLVDNWQEVLLKKFEELLQKYKSLKLYMEICVKCGSCSDKCHYFLTTGDPNNMPVGRQELLRKIYRKYFTTGGKYFGSYTRAEELTEETLKEWYSYFFQCSECRRCSVFCPFGIDTAEITMAARELMQSVGVGQKYSLEIMGKVHELGNNLGIPKPALQSTLDFMEEDVQETTGVDVKFPLDVEGAEVLLIAPSADFFSSPHIDSLAGYAKVFHQAGISFTFSSYASEFANFGLFMGNYEQMRKIAQRIVDAARQLKAKRIVVGECGHAWRVAYSFWNTLNGPFDFLDPNYQYPQHICEFTNDLLKRGALKIDKSANDEFVVTYHDSCNVARGSRMGDREGGQLSIPREVLKSVCNNFVEMDPRTTGEQTFCCGGGGGLLTDELMEIRVKGVSPRVAALKDVMDGKKVNAMAMICAICKAQFTKVLPYHDISMDAVMGVHQLVSNAIVLGGKGE; translated from the coding sequence ATGGCAAACGAGAAATACGACCTTCCCATATATGATGGCCCGATTCTGGCCACTCCCGCGGTAAAACCTGGCGCTACAGCCGGATTGAAATGCCACCCTGCAAGCGAAGACCACATGAGGGCGATGGGCTTTCCTGAAAAGCTCGTGGACAACTGGCAGGAAGTATTGCTGAAAAAATTTGAAGAGCTTCTTCAAAAATATAAATCTCTGAAACTCTACATGGAGATCTGCGTTAAATGCGGAAGCTGTTCGGATAAATGCCACTACTTCCTAACGACTGGCGACCCGAACAATATGCCGGTAGGGAGACAGGAACTCCTCCGAAAGATATATAGAAAATATTTCACGACAGGGGGCAAATATTTCGGCTCATACACCAGAGCCGAAGAGTTGACGGAAGAAACTCTCAAGGAGTGGTATTCATACTTCTTTCAATGCTCCGAATGCAGAAGATGTTCTGTATTCTGCCCCTTTGGAATAGACACGGCGGAAATTACCATGGCGGCACGGGAACTGATGCAGTCCGTCGGCGTGGGGCAAAAGTATTCGCTTGAGATCATGGGTAAGGTGCATGAGCTTGGCAACAACCTTGGAATTCCAAAACCGGCGCTCCAAAGCACCCTCGACTTCATGGAAGAGGACGTGCAGGAGACAACTGGGGTGGATGTAAAATTCCCACTTGACGTTGAAGGAGCGGAAGTTCTTTTAATTGCACCTTCGGCAGATTTTTTCTCCTCGCCCCATATTGATTCTCTTGCCGGGTACGCTAAGGTTTTCCACCAGGCAGGCATAAGCTTCACCTTCAGTTCATATGCTTCCGAATTCGCGAATTTCGGTCTGTTCATGGGGAACTACGAACAGATGAGGAAAATAGCGCAAAGGATAGTAGATGCCGCTCGCCAGCTGAAGGCAAAACGGATAGTTGTCGGGGAATGCGGACACGCCTGGCGCGTCGCATACTCATTCTGGAACACCCTTAACGGCCCATTTGATTTTCTCGATCCGAACTACCAATATCCACAGCACATTTGCGAATTTACGAACGATCTCCTCAAAAGAGGGGCCTTGAAGATCGATAAGAGCGCAAACGACGAATTTGTAGTCACCTATCACGACTCCTGCAACGTAGCAAGAGGGAGCAGAATGGGCGATCGTGAAGGTGGCCAGCTTTCCATTCCTCGTGAAGTCCTAAAGAGCGTCTGCAACAATTTCGTGGAGATGGATCCGAGGACCACCGGAGAGCAAACATTCTGCTGTGGCGGTGGCGGCGGTCTTCTCACGGATGAACTGATGGAGATTCGTGTGAAAGGGGTCTCCCCTCGCGTTGCGGCGCTAAAGGACGTCATGGATGGCAAAAAGGTGAACGCCATGGCGATGATCTGCGCCATATGCAAGGCGCAGTTCACCAAGGTTCTCCCCTATCATGATATTTCGATGGATGCGGTAATGGGCGTACATCAACTGGTAAGTAACGCCATCGTGCTTGGCGGAAAAGGTGAGTAG
- a CDS encoding sulfurtransferase TusA family protein translates to MNVVKKLDCKGMSCPEPILNIKMTMGQIKSGEIVAMEATDPGSVNDMASWAKRTGNEIVDQKQDGKVFTFFVKKK, encoded by the coding sequence ATGAACGTAGTAAAGAAACTGGATTGCAAGGGGATGAGTTGTCCGGAACCTATTCTGAACATCAAGATGACGATGGGGCAGATCAAGTCGGGTGAAATTGTCGCAATGGAAGCGACTGACCCCGGCTCAGTAAACGACATGGCATCATGGGCAAAAAGAACCGGCAATGAAATAGTGGATCAAAAACAGGACGGAAAAGTGTTCACTTTTTTTGTCAAAAAGAAATAA
- a CDS encoding cytochrome C — protein sequence MNTKSGSIAILAIVLALLATPLLYTFGSSAFSEKKAGPNLVIPAEAGSKCVEETAYMRANHMIVLKNSRDEAVREGVRKISHSLHNCSSCHTSREEFCDRCHEYVGANPECFDCHYYK from the coding sequence ATGAATACAAAATCGGGTTCAATAGCGATACTGGCAATCGTGCTAGCTCTGCTGGCAACGCCCCTCCTGTATACATTTGGCTCCAGCGCCTTTTCGGAAAAAAAAGCGGGGCCTAATCTCGTAATACCTGCCGAAGCCGGTAGCAAATGCGTGGAAGAGACAGCCTACATGCGGGCCAACCATATGATAGTCCTTAAAAACTCCAGGGATGAGGCTGTACGCGAAGGTGTAAGGAAGATCTCGCACTCCCTGCACAACTGCAGCAGTTGTCACACTAGCAGGGAAGAGTTCTGCGACAGGTGCCACGAATACGTTGGCGCGAACCCTGAATGTTTCGATTGCCATTACTACAAGTAG